From Acidimicrobiales bacterium, one genomic window encodes:
- a CDS encoding 4Fe-4S binding protein, producing MTRAWAGVLSIEVTDRCTACGLCLATCPEGALAPAPRKPVASASRCTACLACIEVCPVDAITVAVR from the coding sequence ATGACCCGGGCGTGGGCGGGCGTGCTCAGTATCGAGGTCACCGACCGCTGCACCGCCTGTGGGCTGTGCCTGGCCACGTGCCCGGAGGGCGCACTGGCCCCGGCTCCGCGCAAGCCGGTGGCGAGCGCCTCGCGGTGCACCGCATGCCTGGCGTGCATCGAGGTCTGCCCGGTCGACGCCATCACCGTGGCCGTCCGATGA